GGTGGCGGTGGTGTTTGTCCTGCGGCCCACCTCCCCGCGTGAGACCAGCCCGGAAGTGCGCTTTGTGCGCGAGATGGTGCAGCACCACGGGCAGGCGGTGGACATGGCGACGCGCATCCGCGACCGCAGCGAGGACGCGACCCTCCGCACGCTCGCCCTCGACATCATGCTCTCGCAACAGGAGCAGATCGGGCAGATGCGCGGCTGGCTCACCCTCTGGGGAAGACCGTGGGGCGGGGCGGGGATGACGGCGAACCACGCCCGACAGATGGGGATGGCGACACCCGCCGAGTTGAACCGCCTCGACACCCTGCCCGTGGCGCAGGCCGAGCGGACCTTCCTCCAACTGATGACCCGCCACCACCAGGGGGCGCTGGAGATGGTGCGGCCCGTGCTGAACGCCCGTGTCCGGCCCGAAGTGCAGGCCCTCGCCCGGCAGATCGACGCGGCGCAGGCGGGCGAGATTCGGCTGATGACGCGGCTACTGACCGAGCGGGGAGCTAAGCCGCTTCCGGCTCCGGCGGGGGAGCGGGAGGGGATGGGGGGGCACGAACACTAGGGGAAAGGGCTTTGAAGGACGAGCGTTGCTCATCACCCCCCACCCGGCCTCCCACACAAGGGGGGAGGAGCGAAAAGATCGAAGGCGGGTACGGCTCAATCTCCGCGCCCGCCTCCTCTCTTTTCTCGCTAGAAGTCCTCGTCCAGCCCGTCCCGTTTGCCCTCCCGCCGTTCCTTGCGCCGCTCCTGCTTGCCCGTCTTCTTGCGGGGGCGCGGGGGCAGCATCAACTCGTAGGTCAGGGACGGGTCGCACATCGCGGGTTGCTCGCCCAGCCGCTCGCCGGGGTCGGCGGTGCGGAGGTTTCCGGCGGGGTGGAAGTGCCGCGCCCCACAGTACGGGCACTCGTCCACCACCCAGAACATCACCCGCGAGCCGGGCAGATCGCGCAACGTCACATAGGCGGTGCGGACGGCTTGGCGGTCACGTTTCCCCATGTGGGAGAGGCTAGCGCGGCTCAGACGGGCGGAATGTGCGGCTTTCCGCCCCGCCTACACCTCCCCGTCCGTGTCGTCGCGCAGGTACGTCACGACGGAGCGGCAATGCCTCATCCCGGCGTGGGTGTAGAGGGCGCGGGCGGCGCGGGCGTGGTCGTGGGCGCGGGCGCGCAGGTCGCGGACTTCCGGGTGGGCGGCGGCCTCGGCGGCGGCGAGGGCCAGCAGCACCCGCCCCAGCCCCTGCCCACGCTCGGCGGGATGCACGGCGACGTAGGTGAGGTCGGCGCGGGCCGCCTCGGCGTTCAGCTCCAGCTCGGCGAAGCCCACGGGCCGCCCTGATCGCCGCAGCACCACCAGCCGCACGTCGTCCCGCGCGAAGTGGGCGCGCAACTGGGCGTCGGTCCACTCCAGCCGTCCCGACCAGCCGTCCTCGGCGGCGCGGAAGAGGGCGCGGTAGTCGGCGGGCGGGAGGGCGTCCTCCGCCGTGTACTCCCCCGGCACGCGGGCAGCGCGGGCGAGGTGCGCGGCGCGGCCCGTGTAGAAGTCGGTGGTGTGCATGGCGGTGAAGCCCGCCCCCTCCAGCGCCGCCCGCGCATCCAGATTGTCGCGGGCGCTGAAGGCGTACACGGGGAGGCCGTCCGCCCGCGCCACCGCCCGCCGCAGCAGCCCGGAGAGGTCACCGCTCCCCAGCGGCCCCTCCAGCGCGAGGCCGTCGCGGAAGGGAGCGAGCGCGCAGTACGCCTGTACCATCCCGTCGGTCCCCTCGGAGACGAGGCACACCCGGTCCTCGCACTCGTCGTGCAGGGCGGCAGCGTCCCGCGCGTCGGGGGCGAAGACCTCGCGTTCGGGCGCGTCGTCCATCCAGTGAAGCAGGGCGAGCACGTCGGGGGCGTCGGTCGCTTGCATCGGGCGGATCATGGGCAGGTACCTCCTGGGAAGCGGTGGGGGAACGAACGCGCGAACCACGGTCAGCGTATGACCCCCCTCCCCCCCCGTCTGCCCGCCTCGTCACGCCGTCAACACCGGGAGATGTGCTATCCTTCCGCCATGCCCTGAACAGGGTACGTCGCCTCCCTCCCCACGAACACG
Above is a genomic segment from Deinococcus sp. YIM 134068 containing:
- a CDS encoding DUF305 domain-containing protein, with protein sequence MTRRPRFLALLALAVLALVAVVFVLRPTSPRETSPEVRFVREMVQHHGQAVDMATRIRDRSEDATLRTLALDIMLSQQEQIGQMRGWLTLWGRPWGGAGMTANHARQMGMATPAELNRLDTLPVAQAERTFLQLMTRHHQGALEMVRPVLNARVRPEVQALARQIDAAQAGEIRLMTRLLTERGAKPLPAPAGEREGMGGHEH
- a CDS encoding GNAT family N-acetyltransferase, with product MIRPMQATDAPDVLALLHWMDDAPEREVFAPDARDAAALHDECEDRVCLVSEGTDGMVQAYCALAPFRDGLALEGPLGSGDLSGLLRRAVARADGLPVYAFSARDNLDARAALEGAGFTAMHTTDFYTGRAAHLARAARVPGEYTAEDALPPADYRALFRAAEDGWSGRLEWTDAQLRAHFARDDVRLVVLRRSGRPVGFAELELNAEAARADLTYVAVHPAERGQGLGRVLLALAAAEAAAHPEVRDLRARAHDHARAARALYTHAGMRHCRSVVTYLRDDTDGEV